AACTTCTTCTCATGACGCTGCCTAAATGTATTAACATGCAACTTAACGGCCCTTATTGCCTCAAATATGGTAGCATAAGGATCCGTCCCTGAACTAATAAACAAAGAATGATTAAATGACGACCCTTTGATATCATCATCGCCGCTCTCCAAACAAAGTTGTAGCTCATCATTTGAGTTCCCTTGTAGGCAAGCCCTGAATGGTCCCTCAATCAAAGGGAGGAACACTGCATAGATAACCTGATTCGACTCATCCCCATCATCTGATCCAATGTGGGACCCATCCTTGGTCTCTACTAACAAGAATTGAGTTTCAAAGGGGATGTCACTCCCTTTGTCACCCATTTTTTGAGCCATCCACCATAACTTGAATCGGAAACAAGCCATGAAACGGACATCCTTAAGAGTACCCAAGGACACCACATGCCTGTTGCTCTCATTATCAAACTCCGCCCCTATAAATATTCCCTCCACCGGACCGGATGATGAGCCAGATGTCGCTATCACATTATCTGGCACCCCTGTTAGGATTGTCCTGTTTTTTACAATTACTTTACGGTCCGCAATCCGAACTGCGGGTGTTAttgtcatttcttcttctttctctggAGCCTAACAAAGGTCATAACAAACATAGTACATAAGATATCAACCAAATCCTAACTGCATCAATCAAGAACAGAAATAAAAATTTGACATAAAGATCCAACACCTAAACATTTCCATATCTATTTATTTGGCTAGTAGTAGCAATTGCTAAATTACAAGAACTCATATTACTACGAGCAAACCTTTGTAGGATTTTCAACTGTTGATAGTATGAAGAAGACGTGAGAACGACTCCTAAACAGGCAAGCCCAAGACTTTGAAACGCACCCATGTTGGATTTGTGTCTATACAACAGTTTGATGATTCGTACAAGTTAAGCATACAAGTCATCTTAGGTATTGGGAACCTAAAAAGATTCAGTTTCTATTGTATACTCGGAATgtaatatttcccgaaatgatGATTACAATTAGAAGTTTGTGTATCAATTTGATTGATCAACCCAATACAGGTTTGATTAGAATCTTAAGCTCATGTTTATTTGTCATATTTGAGATTGCTACGGTGCTACCTCTACCTAGTACCTACAGGAAGTTTCAACAAAGACATTCATATTGCAGTAGTGAATTACAGAAATgtatcctctccatttctttttagcttatcaatttgctaCTATAGATGAATCAAAAGCCAGCTTATAAACTTAAAAAGATGAAGTACAtgataataggaatatttataatagttgggcctcaaccatcaccttaaggttttggtcgagatggttcatctatcacatGATACTCATAAAAAGCTGGTGCTATGAGGAGGACTCAATTTCGACAATACCTCaatcttaaccactagactatcGTCTCATTAGCAGCTATACAAACACTACTTATGCATATATATATAAGCATTCAAAACAAACCCAGAACAAAATAGTAAAAAGATACAAACTTTGATTGAAGATCAACACACCAATTTACATTACAAAATAATAACTAAATCAAAAATGAATAAGAATGTAGTATAATACCTTGAAAGATTGAAGTGATGAAGCAAGACGATGATTAGAGGGTTTGATGGAAGACCCAAATGAATTGAATAAAGAATTTCGAGAaacaaaattattattattattattatgagatAAATTGGAATAACAAGAAGAAGAATAGGATAATTTTGATTTAATCTTAGAATTATtataatatgaatatgaatatgaataagaaTATGAAAATCTGTTGTCCAAGTTGAATTTATAATGacaaaataaaggaagaggggAGGCATTTATAGACGCCATTGGTCGTCTCCCCTGCAAATATTTCACCACCATTTTTCTACACCTTTTTCTTttccaaataacaaaaaaaacccgGTTTATTTATTGTCACGGATTAGACACATGGAACACAGTCATAGGTTATCCGTTGGTGAAAAAAACAGAGACGGGTCAAAAGTACACTGTTAGATCGCACGTGTTAAATGGGTTAGTTTCTTAAGACGGTCATATTCGATAATTTTCCTTAAAACGGTCCTATACGTTTATTTATTACCTATATACTAATATGATATTCTTTTATTATATGATATACTAATTTGTTCTACCATTTAAATAGATATTATCGTTTTAAACAAATTTGATTTTAACTAGTAACAATGATTATTAGACGGTTATATAGGGTGTTTATTGATTAGATGGATGGTTGAGAATGTCCCACATGGTTGGGCTTAGAGATGGCAATCCGGGCCGGGCTAAGGTGGGCGGCACGGGCACGGCACGAGTCCGGCACGGGCACGACACGGTACGGATGAATAATACTGATGGCACGGGCACGGCACGAACGGGTTTGCGGCGGGCCGCGACTGCATTTTTTGGAAATTCTCGTGCCTAGGCACGGCACGGCCCAAGCACGGAGGGTCCGGCACGAACCAGACACGGCGGGCCTGGCACGGCACGGCCCGAGATTTGGCCCGtttcttaattatttaattaaattccattttttaatatcattttttaattatttaattaaatctaCTACATTAAAAATACAAGCAATCAACTAATCAAGACatcaagtacattaatatttaataaaatatatatttaaatcgttaatattcattatttatataaataaaagagtaTTTAGAAAAAAAATACTAAGGTTATTGGGCCGGCCCACGTGCTAGGCACGATTagcccatgggccaggcacggcccGAGCACGAAATCCCAGGCGTGCCGAGCGGGCCGCGGTGGAGATTTGGGTGAGTGGGCCAGGCACGGCACGGCACGGCCAGCCCAATATCCGTGCCTGGGCCGGGCCAATTTTTGGGGAAAGCACGATGGGCCGGCACGCGGGCCGGCCCAGCACGGCCCAATGCCAACTCTAGTTGGGCTGATCCAGAATTCTCCATAGTTTGTGGGACGTTGGGCATATATGATCTGGACATTGTAAGGTTTATGAACCCAGTGAGGAACGATGCAACTTGGTCTTGCCATTGCATAAACGTCAATGGAGTGAGCTTATCGACCATGGATAGGTTAACGAGGTAGAGTGGGACACTCGGTTCATGGGTGTTTTTGATAGTGTTGCTCGACATGGCTAGGTTTGGAGAGGACATTTTTGTGTTTGTTAGGATCGtagggctctgataccatgtaagGTTTATGAAAGGTTAATTGTTATTGATAATTATTCAAGCAATACAACATATCCTTATATACTACAATTACATTGAGGCACAAGAAACGTATCTAGAATATTTACCCTAAATCTAAACTTTGTAACTAAAGTAATTACACAAGATATGTAAATACAAAAGAAGGAAACTTTAATACAAGAAATAATAAACGAGGAAATAAGGAAAACGAGATTATATGGCAATATTCCTAATAGACATATACAAGTGGTTGAAAATTCTAAAATGAGGAATACTTTAGTTTCTCATTTTGATTTGTAGAGATAAAACTACTAATGATACTCGTCTATTGCCTGGTCGAGTTTTAATCAATCACAAATATCTTTCTTCCGTATCTCGTTGTGAATGTTGATTTAGTTGCGAAAACTAAAAAAATGTAAAATGATTCATGATTGCCAATTTGCCACATGATCAATCTATCATTATCCAGATAATGATATGCTTATAGATCGCGTTTAATCAAAACAATTGTACAACAATCATATGATAGAATGCGTGATAGGGAGGGAGGGGTTATCTTGTGGTAGATGGCTACAACAAATTTAGGAATTATTTATTTGGGATGAAATTGACAAGTTGTCGCATGTATATCATAGAGTATCATCACTGAGTCATGATTCATGAAAACACACAAGTAGACATGTTATCATAGAATATGATAATCTTTACGGCTAACTCTTGGGGAATTTTAAACAAGTTGTCAATTATAGACTGACTCATCCATTATTCATCACAATTTGTCATTCTTATCATTACATTACTTGGAGTCTTGGACAATCACAGATTCACAATTAATTATGTGTCACTCCTTCTTCTTAATAGACCAATTCAAGTCTAAGGACAAGCAAGCAAGTATTTGGTTGTTGCCACATACAGTATAGTATAGCAAAGTAGCGTATACGTATAATCATAAATGAATACGGAGTTTCTTAATGAATTACTCCCTCCAAACGTGTTACTTAAGATTACTAGAGTAGGCATAATAAGTAAGCCTCAAAATTGTCAtgttcaaaaaaataaaataaaaagaatttACTAGATCAGGCTTTGCGATCCAAGAAGAAGTCACCAAAATTCTAGTTGATTCAACGTGTATGCATGTCCTTttgtttctaataataataatgttagaTACATAAATGTTTATCTTGGATTCAAGGAGGATTATTCATGGGCACTCAACTAACTACTCACCATTCTATCAATCATTGTTTATGGCCACATGAGTACTCACGTACCTAGTACTATAACTACCCTCCGTCCCAGTAATATGTTCACAGTGACTTTATTTCCCCTTATAAAATAAAGGAAAGGTAAATATAGCACTGGACAAAGGGAGTAataagtagacctggcaaaaacaacccgacccgattgacccgacccaaaaagGCTAACTCATGACCCGAAGTGATAAGTTCCGTTAtcgggcctgggccgcacccgCATGAAGGAGAGAGAGTCCGACTTATAAGTCCAAAGaggttccatcccaaaaccaattggcaatgggcggagtaactccttggtttatatgatagacaactctctcctctttttccaatgtgggataCTCACATGTGCCTTTATCTTGGGTGAGCTGTATCTTGACacgaagtgacccgaactacatcacccgaatgtgacccgaaaacccgaattgacccgacccgacccgaacataaCCCTAGCTTTCTTGACCCGAACTGGCCCGACACGAaaatccgaaaccaccaaacccgaaaatgacccgacaaaatataactctaattgaaccgaaaagacttgaaatgacaatttctctattattcattggccctaattgacccgacccgaaacaacccgacccgcttgacccggaactgacccgaccaacaaacccgaaatgtcccgtcccgacccgagttaacccgaaatcaatgaaAAACTCAAACTGCTCGACCAAATTGACccaacccaaacccaacccgTTGACCCTTTTTGCCAGGTTTAGGACTAACTAGTatgggtgcccggcttcgcccgggctacctctatctagtattaaaatatattttcagTTAACTAAAActactttaaagttgcataactcctaaatttattattaatatatttttctatgaaaCAGAGTATATCTTAAAGCTGCAATGAAATAAATAATTatacaaattcactactcccgccattaatattttacttaaatcgattgctTAGCTAATTTTTCATACATACTTACTTTTGTTTTTagaattattaattttattacatttgttattattattacttttactttcactaatctcgccgtaattattgttactttcactacttgtacattaatattgataattttactACTCTCGTTGTTACTTCTttactttcactaatctcgctcgCCGCTAATATTGTTAttttgactattcaaatgagtgattactatcatattactatatccaatgttacaaCAATTCTTTTCACTACTAACAAAATTATTTTACTCTCTAAGTAtccaatgagtgattactatacccaaggttacttttattactctcactactcgaaataaatatattaaatatatgcattaaattaattaagtcaaaataattatggaatattatatttttttggaaatctagcttgatttatctactttttaatagtttccaaaatataatatacttgtattatatttgtttatgttaaaacatctttatactaattaataccataagtaaggcatgtttatatgtttattttaaataaaatcaattaataattatttttactaattaaattaaaaatctaatgaattatggaatattatattttttggaaatctgaaTTGATTACTTACCtattaatagtttccaaaatctAACATATactgtgtatgttaaataattaacatctttatactaattaacacCGTAAGTGGGACCTCTTATTTTAAGGAAACTCGCCATATTCTTGTTTTATCTAAATtaatacttttaaccaaaactatataatatttacattgaagtcccttgttcaggtccatcacacggtgttatcgatttaaaactatatagtataattaatttgtataaatttctttaattacattgaagtcccttggtttctggaattaatatatagtattgattgattgattgattgattgaagtcccttgttcaggtccatcacacggtgttatcgatttaaaactatatagtataattaatttgtataactttctttaattacattgaagtcctttggtttctggaattaatatatagtattgattgatattGATAATCAACTATGGAGAAATGTAAAAAATAATCATGGGACAAGTGCACTAGGAAATTCAATAAACACCTCTTAAAAACTTTTAATCAAGCTTGACAAATTGCATttcctacttttttttttttttttctttttcttaaaaGCAACTCTAATTACTATTTGCTCCATATCAAAATTGGGCCCTTAAAAATAATAAAGGTTTAGTACCGTCGCTCCACTCGTACATGATGTTAAATTGTGTAAAAAGAATGATAGATTCTTCAAATAAATTTTGCATCCCATGATATAACCTTGTTACTGTTAATATTCTCCAATGAATGAATAAAGCACTTCCTAGCTAGTTGGGTGTAGGTGCAGGATAGCAGTGTCTGCCCGGCAGACAATCAAGCACACCAGCACCCCTTGTTAATGTAGCTACTGAGGAAGACAATGTCTTTATGCTTGTAGCATACCCACCATACAATCCTAAAGGTTGAGTACTTGCACTGCCTGATGCTGTAAATCGCGCTCCATTGAGTAATAAATCTCCACCTGATGTCCAATTCCATGTCCTCCATTCCTCTTTGGGTACTCCAAAATGTCTTGCTACTTCCTTCTTCGATTTCTCCTTGGGCGCATTGAACCTATTTCCTTGGCTAATAATGGTCGGTGCTGCACTTCCTCCAATCGCGTACACTTGCCACCCTCTGTAGTCGTTACTCACCACGTGAACATATCCATGCCTGCACCTCGGCATTCTCTGACTAAGGCCGTACCCAAAATGGTTGAAGGCCACTGTGACTTGCATGCTGGTATCCTGAGTGCAGGTATCACTGTGTCCCAACAGCATGACCTTGTCATGATGGAACATGTGGTTGTTAGAAATGGTTATGGCTGTCGACCCATGTGTTACGTCGATTAATCCATCCGTACAATTCGAAAGGGAGCAATGATCAATCCATATATTATTAGAACTTAAGATGGAAACTCCATCCCCTTTGCAATCATGTATCTCAATCCCATGTATTATTATGTTACTCACATGTTTAATGCTAATCCCGTGTCCTCTGGATATACCAACTCTGGCTCCTCTACCGTCAATCGTCTTGAACGATTTTATTATTAGCTCTTGTTTTAGTTTAATTACCATATCTTGGGAGAAGACTATCCACAAGGGTTCATCCTGGATCACACCATATCGTAATGTTCCTGGTTCGGGCCTCCATGGATTGTCTTTTGAATTCGTGACTACGTACATTGGGCCTCCTTTACCACCTATAGCATTCTTACCAAATCCGAGTCCACAGTCTGCCAGCTGTTGTCGTCTGTTGTTCCAGTCTCGGTCACACGACCAACAACCGTCTATTGGGTTGCTTCCGGTGCATGATGGGCTTGTATGCCGAGCGATGTCAATAGCCCTAGACAAAACAAAAAGAATAGATGATTTAGTCATATAAGAGTTATTAGGAATGAATTATGTGATGAAGACGGCATACTTGAGGACTTGGCCAACTATAAGGTCAGGGTCTTGAACAGCAAGTGAAGTTGATGAGGGAATGAAGATGCAAAAAGATAGAATAatgaagaataaaagaagaaacgaAAAATGCATTGTGAAAGAGTCAGTAACATTTAATTGGATTAAAAATGCAGAAGTGTGGATGAATGATTCAAGGTTTTgagaaattataataataataataataataatagccaTTAAGCAAGATGAGTAATGGATTTGATGAGCATCATGGGGTTAGGAAATTATATACAGTAATTATAGCTATAGATTGGTTACATATAAGATCAGTGATTACGAATTGTTAAGGTGTAGTAGATTGAGGTATTGTCGAAAAATGAGTAAAATGGACGAAAAGACAGTAGAAATAATAGGATGCATGATCTTGGTATTGGCATATATAGATATAATAATATGTTAGCTTGATTTGTTTAATAATAGAAGGAAAACTAAATTATAGGCAGAGGGGTGAATTTGTGTACTTTGAGGAAAATACAAGTGAGCAACAAAGGTGGGAATTATGAATATAGGAATATGCAAGTATGAAGGAAGGAAGATAGGAAGGTACTCATCATCCTGATTGTTTGGAAACCAAGAAAAGAAATGTAGTTGAAGAAGAATAGGAGTGCAGATAAAATAATGTTGTTAGGAGCAACACCTAAAGGTATTTAAGTAACAAAAAGAGTATGAAAAAAAGAAACTGGTGATTCCTAAACACAAATGCAGTTTTACCATTATTTCTCATTtagttaaataaataaataaattacctgTAAGTAACATGATAAATTCCATGTCACACAATCAATTCATCAAAGTTATTGGAAAACAACACTAACTACTGAGGTAGCATTGGTCTACTTATACCTCAAAACTTGGCTCTAAATGAACAGGGGTCATCAAGGTTGTCTTCTATCCCTGCGCATTAACATTATTATCTCATTATGACTAAGATAATTGATAAAAATTCAGAATTAACCTATACCAGCATTCCTGATCCATGCCGCCTGATGAATAGGGCTCATTTTAGTCTCTTTGTCTTCAACATTAATATCACCTCCCTACCGATTAATAATCCGCGCAACAAGCCGAATATGCTGCAAAACAAAACACCACAATAGGAAAAAGGAAAAGATTTATGATTGGCAaagattattagttggtttttgtTAGAGTATTCACTAACTGACAAAATAGAAGTTAGTTTAGGTTGTTAGTCAGGTTGTTACAAATACTAGAAGTTGTTGTATTAGGTAGTTAAGTCGGTttagcactactataaatacaaccATATAATCATTGTATTCCTCACAATATATCAATAATCAGTACATGATGAATTCATCATTTCACATGGTATCATTCGTTAAGGTTTTCGATCATAAATCGCTTCCGCAAATTACTTCACATAATCATAATCatctttcatcaatctttttccTTCATATCTTCATCCGAATCTTTAAATCTTCATCTTTGTTGGTTCATATCTTCAAACTTGATCATACTTCATTCTCTATAATTCTCTCAAAAACACAACAACAATATGCCTAATTCTGGGGATatttcatcatcgtcatcatatGATTACTATCATCATCCACTCTTTTTGTCCTCGTCTGATCAACCATTTTCTTCCTTGGTCACACAACTGTTCAATTaattatcttatttaataatattcataacacacaaaataaatgaaaaagaaaattaaaagatgaGAATCAGTagttgtgtaatgactataaaacctataatagtttCCAATCACTAATCATCTATTTAATAACGATTGCTCGTGAATTTCCAAATTACATACTATATTTCATGATTGTATCGTATTTGATTATGATGAG
This sequence is a window from Silene latifolia isolate original U9 population chromosome 8, ASM4854445v1, whole genome shotgun sequence. Protein-coding genes within it:
- the LOC141597446 gene encoding putative pectate lyase 18 — translated: MAIIIIIIIIISQNLESFIHTSAFLIQLNVTDSFTMHFSFLLLFFIILSFCIFIPSSTSLAVQDPDLIVGQVLKAIDIARHTSPSCTGSNPIDGCWSCDRDWNNRRQQLADCGLGFGKNAIGGKGGPMYVVTNSKDNPWRPEPGTLRYGVIQDEPLWIVFSQDMVIKLKQELIIKSFKTIDGRGARVGISRGHGISIKHVSNIIIHGIEIHDCKGDGVSILSSNNIWIDHCSLSNCTDGLIDVTHGSTAITISNNHMFHHDKVMLLGHSDTCTQDTSMQVTVAFNHFGYGLSQRMPRCRHGYVHVVSNDYRGWQVYAIGGSAAPTIISQGNRFNAPKEKSKKEVARHFGVPKEEWRTWNWTSGGDLLLNGARFTASGSASTQPLGLYGGYATSIKTLSSSVATLTRGAGVLDCLPGRHCYPAPTPN